Proteins from one Streptomyces sp. NBC_00390 genomic window:
- a CDS encoding CHAT domain-containing protein → MSGADTTPGHGWDDLPPGPPPEAAELAELLSTAVRIEPELMRAVRLALLPQADVGAESDLWFSAWTASRNPRAMVLLPDVQRVLRARFADRLARCAADDPLRQLGRLIEGLHGHLSPLTRLEEEVTWRLALGGRDAPADAEAALRSALRALVEDEGRQGVADWLVGAWRRLPERLLDTVTGWQFRSIAACLDTGAGIDRRGPAGLTCADAAMVVDAVAASGEETVPEVEIPVRMHRGVLSVGGAPGDEPDTLLIRAPGTEPVVLELRPGTTGQDSEVLLVHSGRRETRTGCSPSARLVNARSDVYDPSGTAHGLFATHGRSERQDPTAPARPTVLIGRRPDTAGFPQWVYDNLCELLHGAGYQVLDIRVLQSLPTEAGDITWPDTFDAAVMLLDPVEIRSPMVREQIALVVSWCAGSEGPAPLLLALDGVSTTGAEARLISRWGKYNWLRDTDTRVWRADFPRGRWHARDVARMAAQSVHRAVARSAVAPSGPRRVPTRAQILSRTVAQRLTRYADIGDVAALGRALTLLQAASPALRPGHPEDAALLVQYARALCYRARATDSVDDAEHGVQILRGVLAETSTGGAQREGRTRRLALHGLLRALHVRLVVGGEHTPEGTGGEAFDEALALGREALDAVQPTADRAELVACLAPLAADVTWLREKPEHAEWASRLNLEAALDERSIGPVERVAAARNAARSGVRAGRASLALQGFKRLFDQLERLDWVGMGDAQFALVADGFAGMPENAAACAVAAGELMGAVELLERGLCLHRVILAGRALREDDAGSCQPRRQRLYRLRRETARLAPRLAEADLRAATADGPVVVLNVAALRSDALILTGDSVSAVELPGIEAPSARRGPEFQEAEMREALRPAMDELARRLPGAERGIPPWVWWCPTGPLSDLPVHEAYPPQRVETGAEPAPGPAPVSSYAPGLAGLLRHRRPGAGRPARRPSRALVVVGNAGDETWWARSAEEEVAVLRGTGMEFDVLGGRSATRLAVLEALSEVEVVHLVCRLVRSPAPVQRAEGTSAPGAAGDAGVALALADGPLSASDIAAADLSHTELVFLSGYGGAVGSGTEPDRDTVAGSLHFAGCRHVVTSLSTSGPDRLTAASGSLAAKVYRLLLDQNHRLQPDRVPWALHEVMAEARGREGERLGRGGRPFPSLVHLGS, encoded by the coding sequence GTGAGCGGTGCCGACACGACACCGGGGCACGGATGGGACGACCTGCCGCCCGGCCCCCCGCCCGAGGCCGCCGAGCTCGCGGAACTGCTCAGCACCGCCGTCCGCATCGAACCTGAACTGATGCGGGCGGTGCGTCTCGCACTGCTGCCGCAGGCGGATGTCGGCGCCGAGTCCGACCTGTGGTTCAGTGCCTGGACAGCATCCCGCAACCCCCGCGCCATGGTGTTGCTCCCGGATGTCCAGCGGGTCCTCAGGGCACGCTTCGCCGACAGACTCGCGCGCTGCGCGGCGGACGACCCGCTGAGGCAACTGGGCCGTCTCATCGAGGGGCTCCACGGTCATCTCTCGCCCCTGACGCGGCTGGAGGAGGAGGTGACATGGCGGCTTGCGCTCGGCGGCCGGGACGCGCCGGCCGATGCCGAAGCGGCGCTGCGTTCGGCGCTCAGGGCTCTGGTGGAGGACGAAGGCCGCCAGGGCGTCGCCGACTGGCTCGTGGGTGCCTGGCGCCGACTCCCGGAGAGGCTGCTGGACACCGTCACCGGATGGCAGTTCCGTTCGATCGCTGCCTGCCTCGACACCGGTGCCGGCATCGATCGCCGTGGGCCTGCCGGACTCACATGTGCCGATGCAGCCATGGTCGTCGACGCCGTGGCCGCATCGGGCGAAGAGACTGTCCCCGAGGTGGAGATCCCCGTCCGTATGCACCGCGGGGTGCTGAGCGTCGGCGGTGCCCCGGGCGACGAGCCCGACACGTTGCTCATCCGCGCCCCTGGAACCGAACCCGTCGTACTGGAACTGCGCCCGGGCACAACGGGCCAGGACAGCGAGGTGCTTCTGGTCCACTCCGGCCGGCGGGAGACCCGCACGGGATGCTCGCCCTCGGCTCGCCTGGTCAACGCCAGAAGCGATGTCTACGATCCGTCGGGGACGGCCCACGGCCTGTTCGCCACCCATGGCCGCTCCGAACGGCAGGATCCGACGGCCCCGGCCCGTCCGACCGTGCTCATCGGCCGCCGCCCCGATACTGCGGGCTTTCCGCAGTGGGTGTACGACAACCTGTGCGAGCTGCTGCACGGCGCCGGGTACCAGGTGCTGGACATCAGAGTGCTGCAGTCGCTCCCGACCGAGGCCGGTGACATCACCTGGCCGGACACTTTCGACGCGGCAGTCATGCTGCTCGACCCGGTCGAGATCCGTTCACCCATGGTGCGGGAACAGATCGCACTGGTGGTCTCGTGGTGTGCCGGGTCCGAAGGCCCGGCGCCGCTCCTGCTGGCCCTCGACGGGGTGAGCACCACGGGAGCGGAGGCCCGGCTGATCTCCCGCTGGGGGAAGTACAACTGGCTCCGGGACACGGATACGCGTGTATGGCGTGCCGACTTCCCCAGGGGGCGCTGGCACGCCCGTGACGTCGCCCGGATGGCCGCGCAGAGTGTTCACCGTGCTGTCGCGCGATCAGCTGTCGCCCCGAGCGGCCCCCGCCGCGTTCCCACGCGCGCCCAGATCCTGAGCCGGACGGTTGCCCAGCGCCTGACGCGCTACGCGGACATAGGTGATGTGGCTGCCCTGGGTCGCGCTCTCACCCTGCTCCAGGCGGCCTCGCCCGCCCTGCGACCGGGCCATCCGGAGGACGCGGCCCTGCTCGTCCAGTACGCACGTGCTCTGTGCTACCGGGCGCGGGCCACCGACAGCGTGGACGACGCGGAGCACGGAGTGCAGATCCTGCGCGGTGTGCTGGCGGAGACCTCCACCGGCGGGGCTCAACGCGAGGGCCGGACAAGGAGACTGGCGCTGCACGGCCTGCTGCGGGCGTTGCACGTCCGCCTTGTGGTCGGCGGGGAGCACACGCCGGAAGGCACGGGCGGGGAGGCGTTCGACGAAGCGCTGGCTCTCGGCCGGGAGGCCCTCGATGCGGTCCAGCCGACCGCTGATCGCGCCGAGTTGGTGGCCTGCCTCGCTCCTTTGGCGGCGGACGTCACGTGGCTGCGTGAGAAGCCTGAGCATGCCGAGTGGGCCTCTCGACTGAACCTTGAGGCCGCCCTTGACGAGCGGAGCATCGGGCCGGTCGAGCGAGTGGCCGCGGCCCGGAACGCGGCGCGGTCGGGGGTGCGGGCAGGACGCGCCTCCCTCGCCCTGCAGGGCTTCAAGCGGCTGTTCGACCAGTTGGAGCGCCTCGACTGGGTGGGCATGGGCGATGCGCAGTTCGCCCTTGTCGCCGACGGCTTCGCCGGGATGCCGGAGAACGCCGCTGCCTGCGCCGTGGCCGCCGGCGAGCTCATGGGGGCTGTGGAACTCCTGGAGCGCGGCTTGTGCCTGCACCGTGTGATCCTGGCCGGACGGGCGCTGCGGGAAGACGACGCCGGATCCTGCCAGCCGCGCAGGCAGAGGCTGTACCGGCTCCGCAGGGAGACCGCCCGGCTTGCGCCGAGGCTGGCCGAAGCTGATCTGCGGGCGGCGACAGCCGACGGGCCGGTGGTCGTTCTCAACGTGGCCGCTCTCCGTAGCGACGCCCTGATCCTGACGGGTGACTCGGTCTCCGCCGTGGAGCTGCCCGGCATCGAGGCCCCCTCGGCCCGACGGGGGCCGGAGTTCCAGGAGGCCGAGATGCGCGAGGCCCTGAGGCCGGCCATGGACGAGCTGGCACGGCGGTTGCCCGGCGCGGAACGCGGGATCCCCCCGTGGGTCTGGTGGTGCCCCACGGGACCGCTCTCAGACCTCCCCGTACACGAGGCGTACCCCCCGCAGCGGGTGGAGACCGGTGCGGAGCCGGCGCCCGGTCCCGCGCCCGTCTCGTCGTACGCGCCCGGACTGGCGGGCTTGCTGCGGCACCGGCGTCCCGGGGCGGGCCGCCCCGCCCGGAGGCCGTCCCGGGCGCTGGTGGTGGTGGGGAACGCAGGTGACGAGACGTGGTGGGCCCGGTCCGCCGAGGAGGAGGTGGCGGTGCTGCGTGGTACGGGAATGGAGTTCGACGTGCTGGGCGGCCGATCGGCCACCCGACTCGCCGTACTCGAAGCCCTCTCGGAGGTCGAGGTCGTTCACCTTGTCTGCCGTCTTGTGCGATCGCCCGCACCTGTGCAGCGGGCCGAGGGCACATCGGCGCCGGGCGCAGCCGGGGACGCGGGCGTGGCGCTCGCGCTGGCCGACGGACCGCTGAGTGCCTCGGACATCGCTGCGGCGGACCTGTCCCACACCGAGCTGGTGTTTCTCTCCGGGTACGGCGGGGCCGTCGGCAGCGGCACGGAACCCGATCGGGACACCGTGGCGGGCAGCCTGCACTTCGCGGGGTGCCGCCATGTCGTCACCTCCCTCAGCACGTCCGGACCGGACCGCCTCACAGCTGCGTCCGGATCCCTGGCGGCGAAGGTGTACCGCCTGCTGCTGGACCAGAATCACCGGCTCCAGCCGGACCGGGTGCCGTGGGCGCTGCACGAAGTCATGGCAGAGGCCCGGGGGAGGGAGGGAGAACGGCTCGGCCGAGGCGGCCGGCCATTTCCCTCCCTCGTTCATCTCGGCTCGTGA
- a CDS encoding AAA family ATPase — translation MTEKSGYGSVRTWGGPDRGDGTCYLMPDEGHLAVEVALATGRPLLLRGKPGCGKSSLAMHVAHELGWRYYEQVVTYRTQASDLLWTYDTVRRLADAQARANGGDELNDHRYVRPGPLWWAYARDSALRRGAPPDLAVHDVAVGNGGPQDTCEEPFVKLNESRSRDGAVVLIDEIDKADPDVPNGLLVPLGSGKFRVTETGTVVRMEQRTEPGPAPARHLVVITTNEERELPQAFLRRCVVASLPSPGKDRLVEIARAHLTDEFWDRDQEALAAAVAREVLAAREQADKDGMRAPSTAEFLDALHACLSLEIRSPADPRWTRLRNLVLLKHQQPEDAAEGDGGR, via the coding sequence ATGACCGAGAAATCCGGCTACGGATCCGTACGGACATGGGGCGGCCCGGACCGTGGGGACGGCACGTGCTACCTGATGCCCGACGAGGGGCACCTCGCCGTCGAGGTCGCCCTCGCGACCGGACGCCCACTGCTGCTGCGTGGCAAACCCGGCTGCGGCAAGTCCTCACTCGCGATGCATGTGGCACATGAACTCGGCTGGCGTTACTACGAGCAGGTGGTCACCTACCGCACGCAGGCCAGCGATCTGCTGTGGACCTACGACACGGTACGGCGCCTCGCCGACGCTCAGGCACGCGCGAACGGAGGCGATGAGCTCAACGACCACCGGTACGTCCGGCCCGGACCGCTGTGGTGGGCGTACGCCCGGGACTCCGCACTGCGGCGCGGCGCCCCCCCGGACCTTGCGGTGCATGACGTCGCCGTCGGGAACGGCGGTCCCCAGGACACGTGCGAGGAGCCGTTCGTGAAGTTGAACGAGAGCCGGTCACGGGACGGAGCCGTGGTCCTGATCGACGAGATCGACAAGGCCGACCCGGATGTACCCAACGGCCTGCTGGTGCCTCTGGGATCCGGGAAGTTCAGGGTGACGGAGACCGGCACCGTGGTCCGCATGGAGCAGCGCACCGAGCCGGGCCCGGCGCCCGCCCGCCACCTTGTGGTGATCACGACCAACGAGGAACGAGAGCTGCCACAGGCGTTCCTGAGGCGCTGTGTCGTCGCCTCGCTCCCTTCGCCCGGCAAGGACCGGCTGGTCGAGATCGCCCGTGCACATCTCACCGACGAATTCTGGGACCGGGACCAGGAGGCCTTGGCGGCCGCTGTGGCCAGGGAGGTCCTTGCCGCGCGGGAACAAGCCGACAAGGACGGCATGCGTGCCCCCAGCACGGCCGAGTTCCTGGACGCACTGCATGCCTGTCTCTCCCTCGAGATCCGCAGCCCGGCCGACCCCCGCTGGACACGGCTGCGCAACCTCGTCCTGCTCAAGCACCAGCAGCCCGAGGACGCGGCCGAAGGAGACGGGGGGCGATGA
- a CDS encoding toll/interleukin-1 receptor domain-containing protein: MVPQRVFISHSSQVEHFDWEVCLAVRQCLEFAGYEVFLDRKSLRNQEGWEPQIRKNLASCDAAVFIIGRRALSSKWVRREAEILRQEHDVRGIFLVVVLLDGVSSSDLESAHLDVLNIKQVIRCDTKVRPTPSKLATRVAREFAKLPRLPGEDEPMRRWIERVSLMLRRCPDRSALEQAARMLGLEEAEAQQAGGFNGERLLARRLLDAGLGETVPAAVGHLYAALGPAGGHLANQMAPTWVDATAARGLIPAEGTDEGRVILLNAYAKETAEHYIDRAMCKETSRYDKEITIALEGDETEAAAVFRGELEGALWNMAAASPGEKCAKPPGKDLYLVIPVARGARRRMLAAVIQDIRRDFPWLHVVAVLDGTAPDERLREEWGLSDAIVASPVLGDEGERLGHIRVKNLFDAVETKYQMPRRGMG; the protein is encoded by the coding sequence ATGGTGCCCCAGCGGGTTTTCATCAGCCACAGTTCCCAGGTGGAGCATTTCGACTGGGAGGTGTGCCTCGCGGTCCGTCAATGCCTGGAGTTTGCCGGGTACGAGGTGTTCCTCGACAGGAAGTCGCTGCGCAATCAGGAGGGCTGGGAACCCCAGATACGCAAGAACCTGGCCAGTTGCGACGCGGCGGTGTTCATCATCGGCCGCCGCGCGCTCAGTTCGAAGTGGGTGCGACGCGAGGCCGAGATCCTGAGGCAGGAACACGACGTCCGGGGAATCTTCCTGGTGGTCGTCCTGCTGGACGGGGTTTCGTCATCGGATCTGGAATCCGCGCATCTGGACGTGCTCAACATCAAACAGGTCATCAGGTGCGACACCAAGGTCAGACCGACACCCTCGAAACTCGCCACGAGAGTGGCCCGGGAATTCGCGAAGCTCCCGAGGCTGCCCGGCGAGGACGAGCCGATGCGGCGCTGGATCGAGCGCGTATCACTGATGCTGCGCCGTTGCCCGGACCGGAGCGCTCTCGAGCAGGCGGCGCGGATGCTCGGGCTGGAGGAGGCTGAGGCGCAGCAGGCCGGGGGCTTCAACGGCGAGCGTCTGCTCGCCCGCCGCCTGCTCGACGCCGGCCTGGGTGAAACAGTTCCCGCTGCCGTGGGTCACCTGTACGCCGCATTGGGGCCCGCGGGAGGCCATCTGGCCAACCAGATGGCGCCGACGTGGGTGGACGCCACTGCCGCCCGCGGCCTGATCCCGGCCGAGGGGACCGACGAGGGACGCGTGATCCTGCTCAACGCCTACGCCAAGGAGACCGCCGAACACTACATCGACCGGGCGATGTGCAAGGAGACCAGCAGGTACGACAAGGAAATCACCATCGCGCTCGAAGGTGATGAAACAGAGGCTGCGGCCGTTTTCAGGGGCGAGTTGGAGGGCGCTCTGTGGAATATGGCGGCCGCCTCGCCCGGTGAGAAGTGCGCCAAACCGCCGGGCAAGGACCTCTATTTGGTCATACCCGTGGCCAGGGGGGCCCGAAGACGCATGCTCGCAGCAGTCATACAGGACATCAGGCGTGATTTCCCATGGCTCCACGTGGTCGCCGTGCTTGACGGAACCGCGCCGGACGAGCGTCTGCGGGAGGAGTGGGGGTTGTCGGACGCCATCGTCGCCAGCCCGGTCCTGGGTGATGAAGGGGAGAGGCTGGGTCACATCCGGGTGAAGAACCTGTTCGACGCAGTCGAGACGAAATACCAAATGCCACGCAGAGGAATGGGATGA
- a CDS encoding tubulin-like doman-containing protein — MKIFQPMLFVGLGGTGGLVGSELERRLRADLCGPDGTALNRLGIQLRYQLPECLQFVYADFSESELARLPHLSADNSLRAAYSRTSRATHDLLPDFDSSPEVTRMLRAVMRSEAAGWLPPREGEPKVTPLRNGAGQLPTVGRAGLFGTLRHGLAPVMGPLLQAIDAISRSGGELSQLGGGPMSGCDVFVAFSVAGGTGAGIFLDYLHLIGEAFKAKNFAGARIYPLVVMPSAFSPSAGGGREAELNAARAVVDLFRLVDEQNVPTAESDLGDTAQESALHIRYPGVHPIRLSTGMVPTAFLFSRTAGIRPDDLRRSIVSLVMSLIGTELGDGTGPRGRADDDYQTFAASFINRGLHRAARAASGIGHQGVSTSLVASMTAPLDELAELVSSRMLAMSVRRLTDPGRQSSHTYTGTVRRMFADAGLDELWAREALPVPDPDPLPRGGADIQQALRDRVSDMQALLEDLRRRVSRRAPALAEQFAPRAAVERLLRSTDLFQVERIIKGVPGDPDPVTVLGFLGMLENRSREPGRPAGVEVQPPAVPRVKGRIGGLSKARWGDDDVVAAIEAQDRWYKWRSRVIWHEAWREQEQRWRPAVVAANHEVTLLVEAFRKHVEEEPRAFAEQVQELYDDRTGVSYLLPPQNNLHEFYDDLMERLIKRVNLRDNDDEAALLLKLIDGDRWQAAHSSGRRNPGAAVAVVKSTVEQRIKTLFAESGVQADERPLLPSMAMLLAAAAGVGDAAEETGKSAIEQFRFKIAGLLPHGFVPEGRGPLKILIVYPRIQAKDAVEEYLRKSLLLPRDGKRSIEFRGVETDSITVVLFRSEMSLTEVPEARNVLRQWARASQAEQVEDVLSWRQRLGYRDDWLASTEQDRQHILHRLLCAIWNGQADIVEGDADSPRRVRIRLYEEEGPHVPGMTLRLDEYRDEISGWAGLLRSYERWALLDEGSIVEDYCGVLMRVQPKSLGLSGSEPDPLYVQLVHKVAPHQLKILEERERLYGPRSTQWIRPLRQFWSETLQGALDIEFTDKGAFQPTLRTLEAAMGQQPDGGGAHSAAEPPPGAQRAQRREEEDDWGTRPLHSAQPDREGGPGPAPDHSDGPGQGPARPGRSDRPEPPAPSDPAHRAGRSPHHAAPDRDRPAPEDGDGPHWTPEDPGKRTPAADPFAGGTAGGSRSGRPAQDDYPWEDGGRDDPPPPPANPYGRPTPEPSPQALGGASSPEPPSPVYPPYRADADDTQDGWPGEDHDLPWTAGSGGTDGDGPQASGGADEDRTTRNPWEREPE, encoded by the coding sequence ATGAAGATCTTCCAGCCGATGCTCTTCGTCGGCCTGGGCGGCACCGGCGGGCTCGTCGGCTCCGAGCTCGAGCGCCGACTGCGCGCCGATCTGTGCGGGCCCGACGGCACGGCGCTCAACAGGCTGGGCATCCAGCTGCGCTACCAGCTTCCGGAGTGCCTCCAGTTCGTCTACGCGGACTTCAGCGAGTCGGAGCTCGCCAGGCTCCCGCATCTGAGCGCCGACAACTCGTTGCGGGCCGCCTACAGCCGAACCTCACGTGCCACTCATGACCTCCTCCCCGACTTCGACAGTTCCCCAGAGGTCACCAGGATGCTGCGCGCGGTGATGCGGAGCGAGGCAGCGGGCTGGCTCCCACCGCGCGAGGGCGAGCCGAAGGTCACCCCGCTGCGCAACGGTGCCGGGCAACTGCCCACCGTCGGCCGCGCCGGCCTCTTCGGCACGCTGCGGCACGGCCTGGCGCCGGTGATGGGGCCGCTGCTGCAGGCCATCGACGCCATCAGCCGCTCCGGGGGAGAACTCAGCCAGCTCGGCGGCGGTCCCATGTCCGGCTGTGACGTGTTCGTGGCCTTCTCGGTGGCAGGAGGCACCGGAGCCGGGATCTTTCTCGACTACCTGCACCTGATCGGCGAGGCCTTCAAGGCCAAGAACTTCGCCGGTGCCAGGATCTACCCCCTGGTCGTCATGCCCTCCGCCTTCTCCCCTTCCGCCGGGGGAGGCCGGGAGGCGGAACTCAACGCGGCCAGAGCGGTGGTGGACCTCTTCCGGCTCGTGGACGAACAGAACGTGCCCACCGCCGAGTCCGACCTCGGCGACACGGCCCAGGAGTCGGCGCTGCACATCCGCTACCCGGGCGTGCACCCCATCCGCCTGAGCACCGGCATGGTGCCGACCGCGTTCCTGTTCAGTCGCACCGCCGGCATCCGCCCCGACGACCTGCGCCGCTCCATCGTCTCGCTCGTGATGTCGCTGATCGGTACGGAGCTGGGCGACGGCACAGGTCCCCGCGGCCGCGCCGACGACGACTACCAGACGTTCGCCGCCAGCTTCATCAACCGTGGCCTGCACCGCGCCGCAAGGGCCGCTTCCGGTATCGGCCACCAGGGCGTCTCCACCAGCCTGGTCGCCTCCATGACCGCGCCGTTGGACGAGCTGGCCGAGCTGGTCTCCTCGCGCATGCTCGCCATGTCGGTACGCCGTCTGACCGACCCGGGCAGGCAGTCGAGCCACACGTACACCGGCACCGTCCGCCGGATGTTCGCCGACGCAGGGCTCGACGAGCTGTGGGCGCGCGAGGCCCTGCCCGTACCCGACCCCGACCCGCTTCCGCGTGGCGGCGCCGATATCCAGCAGGCGCTGCGCGACCGGGTCAGCGACATGCAGGCACTCCTGGAGGACCTGCGACGCCGGGTCTCCCGCCGTGCCCCGGCGCTCGCCGAACAGTTCGCCCCCCGTGCGGCGGTGGAGCGGCTCCTGCGCTCCACGGACCTGTTCCAGGTGGAGCGCATCATCAAGGGCGTCCCCGGCGACCCGGACCCCGTCACCGTGCTCGGCTTCCTCGGCATGCTGGAGAACCGCAGCCGCGAACCCGGGCGGCCCGCCGGAGTCGAGGTGCAGCCCCCGGCCGTCCCCCGGGTCAAGGGGAGGATCGGCGGACTCTCCAAGGCACGATGGGGCGACGACGACGTGGTCGCCGCGATCGAGGCCCAGGACCGCTGGTACAAGTGGCGCAGCCGGGTCATCTGGCACGAAGCCTGGCGGGAGCAGGAGCAGCGCTGGCGCCCGGCCGTGGTGGCGGCCAACCACGAGGTGACCCTGCTGGTCGAGGCGTTCCGCAAGCATGTCGAGGAAGAGCCGAGGGCGTTCGCGGAGCAGGTGCAGGAACTCTACGACGACCGCACGGGCGTGTCGTACCTCCTGCCCCCGCAGAACAACCTGCACGAGTTCTACGACGACCTGATGGAACGCCTCATCAAGCGGGTCAACCTGCGTGACAACGACGACGAGGCCGCGCTGCTCCTCAAGCTGATCGACGGCGACCGCTGGCAGGCCGCGCACAGCTCGGGACGGCGTAACCCGGGGGCCGCCGTCGCGGTGGTGAAGTCCACGGTGGAGCAGCGGATCAAGACGCTCTTCGCGGAGAGCGGGGTGCAGGCGGACGAGCGCCCGCTTCTGCCGTCGATGGCGATGCTGCTGGCCGCCGCGGCCGGGGTGGGGGACGCCGCCGAGGAGACCGGCAAGAGCGCGATCGAGCAGTTCCGGTTCAAGATTGCCGGGCTGCTCCCGCACGGATTCGTACCGGAGGGCCGCGGCCCGCTGAAGATCCTGATCGTCTACCCGCGCATCCAGGCCAAGGACGCGGTCGAGGAGTACCTGCGCAAGTCACTGCTGCTGCCGAGGGACGGAAAGCGGTCCATCGAGTTCCGGGGGGTGGAGACCGACTCCATCACGGTGGTGCTCTTCCGCAGCGAGATGAGCCTGACCGAGGTGCCGGAGGCTCGTAACGTGCTCCGGCAGTGGGCCAGGGCGAGCCAGGCCGAGCAGGTCGAGGACGTGCTGAGCTGGCGGCAGCGACTCGGCTACCGCGACGACTGGCTGGCCAGCACCGAGCAGGACCGCCAGCACATCCTCCACCGCCTGCTCTGCGCAATCTGGAACGGCCAGGCGGACATCGTCGAGGGCGACGCCGACTCGCCCCGGCGGGTGCGTATCCGCCTGTACGAGGAAGAGGGCCCCCATGTGCCCGGGATGACCCTGCGGCTGGACGAGTACCGGGACGAGATTTCCGGATGGGCCGGACTGCTGCGCTCCTACGAGCGATGGGCGCTGCTCGACGAGGGCAGCATCGTGGAGGACTACTGCGGCGTGCTGATGAGGGTGCAGCCGAAGAGCCTCGGGCTGTCGGGCAGTGAGCCGGACCCTCTGTACGTACAACTCGTCCACAAGGTGGCGCCGCACCAGCTCAAGATCCTCGAGGAGCGGGAGCGCCTGTACGGTCCGCGGAGCACCCAGTGGATCAGGCCGCTGCGCCAGTTCTGGTCCGAGACCCTCCAGGGCGCTCTGGACATCGAGTTCACGGACAAGGGGGCGTTCCAGCCGACGCTGCGGACCCTGGAGGCGGCGATGGGGCAGCAGCCCGACGGCGGGGGAGCGCACTCGGCCGCCGAGCCGCCTCCGGGCGCCCAGCGGGCGCAACGACGCGAGGAGGAGGACGACTGGGGAACGCGTCCGCTGCACTCTGCGCAGCCCGACAGGGAAGGCGGCCCCGGACCCGCCCCGGATCACTCCGACGGACCCGGGCAAGGGCCCGCCCGTCCCGGACGATCCGACCGGCCTGAGCCGCCCGCCCCGTCCGACCCGGCCCACCGCGCCGGCCGTTCCCCTCATCATGCGGCGCCCGACCGGGACCGGCCCGCACCGGAGGACGGTGACGGGCCCCACTGGACGCCGGAGGACCCCGGCAAGCGCACACCGGCCGCCGATCCGTTCGCCGGCGGGACGGCCGGGGGGTCACGTTCCGGCCGTCCCGCACAGGACGACTACCCGTGGGAGGACGGCGGGAGGGACGACCCGCCTCCACCGCCGGCGAACCCGTACGGCCGTCCGACGCCGGAGCCGAGCCCGCAGGCACTTGGCGGCGCCTCGTCCCCCGAGCCGCCGTCTCCCGTCTATCCGCCCTACCGGGCCGACGCCGATGACACACAGGACGGCTGGCCGGGTGAGGACCACGACCTTCCGTGGACCGCCGGGTCCGGGGGCACGGACGGCGACGGGCCGCAGGCCTCCGGCGGAGCCGACGAGGACCGCACGACCCGTAACCCCTGGGAGCGTGAGCCCGAGTGA